In one uncultured Methanoregula sp. genomic region, the following are encoded:
- a CDS encoding NAD(P)-binding domain-containing protein, translating to MQYITDTEKSLDQGEINRAIEAAFADHGNGLVQMPPKVYVTLPAGDFRTMPAYLPSLAIAGVKIVNVHPDNPAHGLPTVMALTIILDLATGQPTAVINATKLTDLRTGAAGAIACKYLSPEKTITLGVVGTGRQAEAQVLATAEEVSLEKILVWSRNPAHADAFAKKLGGRFDCLSVAIEKACDADVIVTTTPSRSPIVRSEWVHEGTHINAIGADAPGKEELDPALLRRARVFVDDPRQAVHSGEINVPISRNLFREDEIAGTLGEVVTLKKKRNHSDEITIFDSTGLAIQDLAIAKLAMLHGRKTELVFP from the coding sequence ATGCAATATATCACCGATACCGAGAAGAGCCTCGATCAGGGTGAGATAAACCGCGCCATAGAGGCAGCCTTTGCCGATCACGGGAATGGCCTTGTCCAGATGCCTCCCAAGGTGTACGTGACCCTGCCCGCCGGTGATTTCCGTACTATGCCCGCGTATCTTCCCTCGCTTGCAATCGCCGGGGTCAAGATCGTCAACGTTCATCCGGATAATCCTGCACATGGCCTTCCTACCGTTATGGCCCTGACCATCATTCTCGATCTTGCCACAGGACAGCCCACTGCGGTGATAAATGCAACAAAACTGACGGATCTCCGGACCGGTGCTGCCGGGGCGATTGCCTGCAAGTACCTTTCACCGGAAAAAACGATCACTCTTGGGGTCGTGGGGACGGGCAGGCAGGCGGAGGCACAGGTTCTGGCAACTGCCGAGGAAGTATCCCTTGAAAAAATTCTTGTCTGGAGCCGGAACCCTGCTCATGCCGATGCCTTTGCAAAAAAACTGGGAGGACGGTTTGACTGTTTAAGTGTGGCAATCGAAAAAGCCTGCGATGCAGACGTAATCGTGACAACTACACCCTCCCGCTCACCCATAGTCAGGAGCGAATGGGTACACGAGGGCACCCACATCAATGCCATCGGGGCTGACGCTCCCGGCAAAGAAGAACTGGATCCGGCCCTGCTCCGGCGTGCCCGTGTCTTTGTCGATGATCCCCGCCAGGCGGTTCATTCAGGTGAAATTAATGTCCCGATAAGCCGGAACCTCTTCCGTGAGGATGAGATTGCCGGGACTCTTGGTGAAGTGGTTACCTTGAAGAAGAAGCGGAACCATTCCGACGAGATCACCATCTTTGACTCGACCGGCCTTGCAATCCAGGACCTGGCGATAGCGAAACTCGCAATGCTGCACGGCAGGAAAACCGAGTTGGTATTCCCGTGA
- a CDS encoding dihydroorotase gives MKPRASLVLRNVALPGGRTGDVEIQDGIVGHIGAGARADETLDCTGLLVLPAAVDIHVHMRGGPQSAKEDWTTGSRSALAGGVTVVVDQPNTVPPITTPESFRNRVEDAREHSLCNFAINSAVTSETPFSDMWGAGATAFGETFFAPSSYGDAVDEATLVTALGQISALGALATIHAEEVTPGDDDTLLSHDILRSPAGELRAVEAVNRCNTRGCRLHFCHLSSSASIDAAPGTVEVTPHHLFLSSDRFESTDTFAKMNPPLRSEMDCKSLWTRWKKISVIASDHAPHTKSEKNVPFASAPSGVPGVETMVPLLLAEVLKKRIPLADLILKTSVTPSLLMGIPSAGFIPGNRGDFALYPKEPVPIDPDNLHSRCGWTPFEGMPAVFPSVVVMGGQVVFRDGEFLTGTSRWIAGNGYNPG, from the coding sequence ATGAAACCCCGTGCATCCCTCGTGCTCAGGAATGTCGCACTCCCCGGCGGGCGTACCGGGGATGTCGAGATCCAGGACGGCATTGTCGGCCACATCGGAGCGGGGGCCCGGGCAGATGAAACTCTGGACTGCACGGGTCTTCTTGTCCTCCCGGCTGCTGTCGATATCCATGTGCACATGCGGGGGGGTCCGCAGTCGGCCAAAGAGGACTGGACAACGGGAAGCCGGAGCGCCCTTGCCGGCGGAGTGACCGTGGTGGTCGACCAGCCCAATACCGTACCTCCCATCACAACTCCCGAATCGTTCAGGAACCGGGTGGAGGATGCACGTGAGCATTCGCTGTGCAATTTTGCCATCAACAGCGCAGTCACATCCGAGACCCCGTTTTCCGATATGTGGGGGGCCGGTGCAACGGCGTTTGGGGAAACCTTTTTTGCCCCGTCGAGTTATGGCGATGCGGTTGATGAAGCTACGCTCGTGACAGCTCTTGGGCAGATCAGCGCTCTCGGGGCACTCGCTACTATCCATGCGGAAGAAGTAACCCCCGGAGACGATGATACGCTCCTGTCCCACGACATCCTCCGTTCTCCTGCAGGCGAGCTGCGTGCCGTCGAAGCGGTAAACCGGTGCAATACCCGGGGTTGCCGGCTCCACTTCTGCCACCTGAGCAGCTCTGCATCCATCGATGCCGCGCCGGGGACGGTCGAAGTCACTCCCCATCACCTCTTCCTGTCCAGTGACCGGTTCGAAAGTACCGATACCTTTGCGAAGATGAACCCCCCGCTCCGGAGTGAAATGGACTGTAAAAGCCTGTGGACCCGTTGGAAAAAGATCAGTGTCATTGCATCCGACCACGCACCTCACACGAAATCCGAGAAGAATGTCCCGTTCGCCTCCGCTCCCTCCGGAGTTCCCGGGGTCGAGACCATGGTCCCCCTTCTCCTTGCAGAAGTGCTTAAGAAACGGATACCTCTTGCTGATCTTATCCTCAAAACTTCCGTCACCCCCTCGCTCCTGATGGGGATCCCGTCAGCGGGTTTCATACCGGGCAACCGGGGGGATTTTGCCTTATACCCAAAGGAACCTGTCCCAATCGATCCTGACAACCTCCATTCCCGGTGCGGCTGGACACCATTCGAAGGCATGCCCGCAGTCTTTCCCTCGGTAGTGGTCATGGGTGGCCAGGTCGTGTTCCGGGACGGGGAGTTCCTGACGGGAACATCCCGGTGGATTGCCGGAAACGGGTATAATCCCGGATGA
- a CDS encoding site-specific integrase: MGKIIDFTSKYSNKSTASGYKSAIESFLRCINNLPKKDKTGKKIPHDYETLFDQYLKDKKRDRNADFTVFANCLKVDAVSAQSARQVMTNARYLLNAHGIKLKDVVVQDLKREMKGGAGTVDKVMTAKVIDAALKEMDVRGRALVLTLASSGARLNEVLSLNLSDIDLESDPVKITIRGVNAKNKQNRYSFLSDEAAQCVRVWLKKRDDYLKTAVTRNRGLIGIGKSSEKVTDTDLVFPFSDNAANSMWETALKASGQFSLDPTTGRNQYRIHSFRKFFISQLSMAGQKVLAEHLAGHLGYLDTSYRQVSSEQAGAEYRKVQDVVTIGVPMEYKEIAKEQDKKLRMQGESIEGLRAINDRLQNQMQLMQEKNSTLHDRLQQIEQASEDQKNNLNRMVDLWGQVATIAARRMNDLELKEEVQTLVNNYKANHS, from the coding sequence ATGGGTAAGATTATCGATTTCACAAGCAAGTATAGCAACAAGTCGACAGCATCAGGATACAAGAGCGCTATTGAATCATTCCTGCGCTGCATCAACAATTTACCAAAGAAAGATAAGACCGGTAAGAAGATCCCGCATGATTATGAAACCCTGTTCGACCAATATCTGAAAGATAAGAAGCGGGACCGTAATGCTGACTTCACGGTATTTGCCAACTGCTTGAAAGTGGATGCAGTATCAGCACAGTCAGCCCGTCAGGTTATGACCAATGCTAGATACCTTCTGAACGCTCATGGCATCAAACTCAAAGATGTGGTTGTTCAGGACCTAAAGCGTGAGATGAAGGGTGGTGCTGGTACTGTCGATAAAGTCATGACCGCTAAGGTTATCGATGCAGCATTGAAGGAGATGGATGTGCGTGGACGAGCATTGGTTTTGACGTTGGCGTCGTCCGGAGCCAGATTAAATGAGGTACTCTCCTTAAATCTCTCCGATATTGACTTGGAAAGCGACCCGGTGAAGATCACCATACGCGGTGTAAACGCAAAAAATAAACAAAACCGCTATTCCTTCCTATCTGATGAAGCGGCGCAATGTGTACGGGTGTGGCTGAAAAAGAGAGACGATTACCTTAAGACCGCAGTTACCCGCAATAGAGGACTCATCGGCATAGGGAAATCATCTGAAAAAGTTACTGATACAGATTTAGTATTCCCATTCAGTGATAATGCGGCCAACAGTATGTGGGAAACGGCGTTGAAAGCGTCAGGGCAATTCTCTCTCGATCCAACTACAGGGAGAAATCAGTACCGGATCCATTCGTTCAGAAAATTTTTCATTTCGCAGCTTAGCATGGCAGGGCAGAAAGTTCTGGCTGAACATCTCGCAGGACATCTCGGATATTTGGATACATCATACCGACAGGTCAGTTCAGAGCAGGCAGGAGCGGAGTATCGGAAGGTTCAGGATGTCGTGACCATTGGTGTGCCGATGGAATACAAGGAAATCGCAAAAGAACAGGATAAGAAGCTCCGTATGCAGGGAGAGTCCATCGAAGGGTTGCGTGCAATCAATGACCGGCTTCAGAATCAGATGCAATTAATGCAGGAAAAGAATTCAACCCTCCATGACAGATTACAACAGATCGAACAGGCATCCGAGGACCAGAAAAATAACCTCAACAGGATGGTTGACCTTTGGGGTCAGGTCGCAACAATAGCAGCTCGACGTATGAATGATCTTGAATTGAAGGAAGAGGTACAGACTCTGGTGAATAATTATAAAGCCAACCACTCATAG
- a CDS encoding DJ-1/PfpI family protein — MKILIAIAPEKFRDEELAEPVAALQKAGVGFDISSTKRGTCTGMMGAKANATLTFEEIDPKKYDGLIIVGGAGAQIHLWDDELLLILAKYFAESRKVVGAICLAPVVLARAGVLKGKKATYFNSPVSFREMKAGGAILVDKPVVNDTRVITANGPAASKEFAETYIKALTAVEW; from the coding sequence ATGAAGATCCTTATTGCAATAGCACCGGAAAAATTCAGGGATGAAGAACTGGCGGAACCCGTTGCCGCACTGCAGAAAGCAGGTGTCGGGTTTGACATCTCCTCTACAAAAAGGGGAACCTGCACCGGGATGATGGGGGCAAAGGCGAATGCAACTCTTACATTCGAAGAGATCGATCCCAAGAAATACGACGGTCTCATAATTGTCGGGGGAGCCGGTGCCCAGATTCACCTCTGGGACGATGAACTTCTCCTCATTCTGGCAAAATATTTTGCCGAATCCCGGAAAGTTGTCGGGGCCATCTGTCTCGCACCGGTGGTTCTTGCCCGGGCTGGTGTCCTCAAAGGGAAAAAAGCAACGTATTTCAACAGCCCGGTCTCATTCCGCGAGATGAAAGCCGGAGGAGCGATCCTCGTAGACAAGCCGGTAGTCAATGACACGCGGGTGATCACGGCAAACGGCCCTGCTGCATCAAAAGAGTTTGCCGAGACATATATCAAGGCACTCACGGCAGTAGAATGGTGA
- a CDS encoding DEAD/DEAH box helicase, producing MSCISHPLIKPESLESREYQLSIAMKALDANTMVILPTGLGKTAVALLVAASRLYNEKGKVLMLAPTKPLVEQHLRYFERYLLLTGTDRPETTPFVMFTGEAPPDERTADWEGATVILATPQVIKNDLIAGRYTLADVALLVVDECHRAVGNYAYVFLAQRYLATAAKPLLLAMTASPGGAQEKVQEVCSNLGIEHIENRTETDPDVSPYVFDRELEYVDISLPPELKIAIQIINGLIEERLALLASLHFTVPKREKLSMKELNAINAQIQQRIANRDPAGYSAASVYAECMKLKHAVMLAESQGSEVLKGYLAKLVAEGTGPGGSKASQRLVADHSFQDLCERSKEWTEELHPKMERTLNLVRDQLAKYPDSRIIVFATYRDTVQLLVDYLTKYRIVSERFVGQATKDAEKGLSQKKQIAALDRFRKGEFKVLIATSVGEEGLDVPSTDMVIFYEAVPSEIRSIQRKGRTGRSGAGRVVVLVTKGTSDEVFRHVSASKEKMMHKSMRTLGSAMNPIQRPVIAEQASIEEFTPQGPKIVIDDRETSSKVVEVLSGMGASIRIERLPSGDYAIGDRILVERKTARDFVDTLINRDLLGQVKVMAEAVPRPVMIIEGGDLYTQRDIHPNAIKGVLAALTVDMGVTLLFTRDEQDTAQMLMVLAKREDGERGERKVHPHKTHSSVREEQEYIISAFPDIGMKNARLLLAHFGSILGIVNASFEELVAIKGIGEKTAQKVFELCRREYG from the coding sequence ATGAGCTGCATCAGTCACCCCCTCATAAAACCGGAGAGCCTCGAATCGCGGGAGTACCAGCTCTCGATAGCAATGAAAGCGCTGGACGCAAACACGATGGTAATCCTGCCGACCGGCCTTGGCAAGACCGCCGTCGCCCTCCTTGTTGCTGCGTCCCGGCTTTACAATGAGAAGGGGAAAGTGCTGATGCTCGCCCCCACAAAACCGCTGGTGGAGCAGCACCTCCGCTATTTTGAGCGGTATCTTCTCCTAACCGGAACAGACAGACCGGAAACAACACCGTTCGTCATGTTCACCGGGGAGGCCCCCCCGGATGAACGTACTGCGGACTGGGAAGGGGCAACGGTTATCCTTGCCACGCCCCAGGTCATCAAAAACGACCTGATTGCCGGCCGCTATACCCTTGCGGATGTCGCGCTCCTTGTCGTGGACGAGTGTCACCGGGCGGTTGGCAATTATGCCTATGTATTCCTGGCGCAGCGTTACCTTGCAACGGCCGCAAAACCGCTCCTTCTTGCAATGACCGCATCGCCCGGAGGGGCTCAGGAGAAGGTTCAGGAGGTCTGCTCGAACCTTGGGATCGAGCATATCGAGAACCGGACGGAGACTGATCCGGATGTCAGCCCGTACGTATTCGATCGTGAACTGGAATACGTAGATATCAGTCTCCCCCCCGAGCTCAAAATTGCAATCCAGATCATCAATGGTCTCATCGAGGAGCGGCTGGCTCTCCTTGCATCGCTCCATTTCACAGTCCCCAAACGGGAGAAACTCTCGATGAAGGAACTGAACGCGATCAATGCCCAGATCCAGCAGAGGATCGCGAACCGGGACCCGGCCGGGTACTCCGCAGCCTCGGTTTATGCAGAATGCATGAAACTGAAACATGCCGTGATGCTGGCCGAATCGCAGGGAAGCGAAGTCCTGAAGGGTTATCTTGCAAAACTGGTTGCCGAAGGGACCGGTCCTGGCGGGAGCAAGGCAAGCCAGAGGCTGGTTGCCGATCATTCGTTCCAGGATCTCTGTGAACGGTCAAAGGAATGGACTGAAGAACTGCACCCGAAGATGGAAAGGACCCTTAATCTTGTCCGGGACCAGCTGGCGAAGTATCCCGACAGCCGCATCATCGTATTTGCAACCTACCGGGACACGGTCCAGCTGCTCGTGGATTACCTGACAAAATACCGTATTGTATCAGAACGTTTTGTCGGGCAGGCAACAAAAGATGCCGAGAAAGGGCTCTCCCAGAAGAAGCAGATCGCGGCACTGGACCGGTTCCGGAAAGGAGAGTTCAAAGTCCTGATAGCAACATCCGTGGGGGAAGAGGGGCTGGATGTCCCGTCAACGGACATGGTGATCTTTTACGAAGCGGTTCCATCGGAGATCCGGTCCATCCAGCGTAAAGGAAGAACCGGGCGGTCCGGGGCAGGAAGGGTTGTCGTCCTCGTCACCAAAGGAACCTCCGACGAGGTCTTCCGTCATGTCAGTGCCTCAAAGGAAAAGATGATGCACAAGAGCATGCGGACACTGGGCAGCGCGATGAATCCCATACAACGACCCGTCATCGCTGAACAGGCAAGCATCGAGGAGTTCACCCCGCAGGGCCCGAAGATCGTCATCGATGACCGCGAGACCTCTTCAAAAGTCGTGGAGGTGCTATCGGGGATGGGTGCTTCAATCCGGATCGAGCGGCTTCCCTCCGGGGACTACGCTATCGGGGACCGGATACTGGTCGAGCGCAAGACCGCACGGGATTTTGTCGATACGCTCATCAACCGCGATCTCCTCGGGCAGGTCAAAGTCATGGCCGAAGCGGTGCCCCGCCCGGTTATGATCATCGAAGGCGGAGATTTGTATACGCAGCGGGACATCCACCCGAACGCGATTAAAGGCGTCCTTGCCGCCCTTACCGTAGATATGGGCGTCACCCTTCTCTTCACCCGCGATGAGCAGGACACCGCCCAGATGCTGATGGTCCTTGCGAAACGGGAGGACGGGGAGCGGGGCGAGCGTAAAGTCCACCCGCATAAAACGCACTCTTCAGTGCGCGAGGAACAGGAGTATATTATTTCAGCGTTTCCTGATATCGGGATGAAGAACGCCCGGCTCCTGCTCGCGCATTTCGGTTCCATCCTGGGGATCGTGAATGCCTCGTTCGAAGAACTGGTTGCGATCAAAGGGATCGGGGAGAAGACGGCGCAGAAGGTCTTTGAGCTGTGCCGGAGGGAATACGGGTAG
- a CDS encoding DUF475 domain-containing protein, translating into MDILSIILIIAGLVLFETITSIDNAIINAEVLSTMSERAKRWFLVWGLLFAVFAIRGLLPWLIVWMSTPALGPIGALTATFSSDPVVIAAIEQSSPILLIGGGTFLLFLFLHWLFLETKHYGLKSEKFFAAKGVWFFAIVSILLAGIVWFALGKNPMMAFGAVMGSTAFFIVHGFRQNAEKAEEKMLHNPGMSDMSKIFYLEVIDATFSIDGVVGAFAFTMAVPLILIGNGIGAFVVRELTLRNVDTIKKYQYLKNGAMYSVLSLGVIMIADSFGVHIPFWVSPLITFGIVGYFLWRSIREMPKGSGA; encoded by the coding sequence ATGGATATCCTTTCCATCATTCTTATCATCGCGGGTCTTGTCCTGTTCGAGACGATCACCAGCATTGATAACGCCATTATCAATGCCGAAGTCCTCTCAACGATGAGCGAACGGGCAAAACGCTGGTTCCTTGTCTGGGGCCTGCTCTTTGCAGTCTTTGCCATCCGGGGCCTGCTCCCCTGGCTTATCGTCTGGATGTCCACACCGGCTCTCGGTCCGATAGGTGCACTCACGGCCACGTTCTCAAGCGACCCGGTCGTTATAGCGGCCATCGAACAGTCTTCGCCGATTCTTCTTATTGGAGGAGGAACGTTCCTGTTATTCCTCTTCCTCCACTGGCTGTTCCTCGAGACCAAGCATTACGGCCTGAAAAGCGAGAAGTTCTTTGCCGCAAAAGGGGTCTGGTTCTTTGCCATCGTCTCGATACTCCTTGCGGGCATTGTCTGGTTCGCCCTTGGGAAAAACCCGATGATGGCCTTCGGGGCGGTCATGGGATCGACCGCGTTTTTTATCGTTCACGGGTTCCGGCAGAATGCCGAGAAAGCAGAGGAAAAGATGCTGCACAACCCGGGCATGTCGGACATGAGCAAGATCTTTTATCTTGAAGTGATTGACGCAACATTCTCCATTGACGGCGTTGTCGGTGCATTTGCATTCACGATGGCCGTCCCCCTCATTCTTATCGGGAACGGCATCGGGGCATTCGTTGTCCGGGAACTGACCCTGCGCAACGTGGACACGATCAAGAAGTACCAGTATCTCAAGAACGGTGCAATGTACTCGGTGTTATCCCTTGGCGTGATCATGATTGCCGACAGTTTCGGCGTTCATATACCGTTCTGGGTCTCACCGCTGATCACGTTCGGTATTGTCGGGTATTTCCTCTGGAGATCTATACGGGAGATGCCAAAAGGATCCGGGGCTTAA
- the dnaG gene encoding DNA primase DnaG, with product MYSPDTTKYLIHISLTAEGVVEKPDVVGAIFGQTEGLLGEDLDLRDLQRTGRVGRIDVQITSKKGETKGEILISSSLDRAETAILAASLEMIDRVGPCVAHVAVASIEDIRVSKRKLIVERAKEILIERFEDGAIDSDELLDDVRQSLRIEKIGSIGEERVPAGPNVLDSDAVIIVEGRADVINLLRYGIKNAVAVEGTNIPRTVIELCEKKTTTAFFDGDRGGELILRELLQVADIDFVAFSPKGKSVEDMTRKEVIKTLRNKVPVEYVRDQYFEGSAEMPSDLKSPRTPDEDDVTERKGRHQPAAKRVRDSSGGPLSLRDHMDDVKGHNVARFLAEDMSVVKELQSDEVEKAIETLESNATGLVVDRPVDQKLLDRLVWKGLSYVAARDFKGIIKRPLTIRLMKMGQ from the coding sequence TTGTATTCACCGGATACTACCAAGTACCTTATTCACATCAGCCTCACCGCAGAGGGGGTGGTCGAGAAACCTGACGTAGTCGGTGCCATATTCGGGCAGACTGAAGGGTTACTCGGCGAAGACCTTGACCTGCGGGATCTCCAGAGGACGGGACGTGTCGGACGGATTGACGTCCAGATAACGAGCAAGAAAGGCGAAACGAAAGGCGAAATACTGATCTCTTCCTCGCTTGACCGGGCAGAGACCGCCATCCTTGCAGCCTCGCTTGAGATGATCGACCGTGTCGGTCCCTGCGTTGCCCACGTTGCGGTGGCATCGATCGAGGACATCCGTGTCAGCAAGCGGAAGCTGATCGTTGAGCGGGCAAAAGAGATCCTCATCGAGCGGTTTGAGGACGGGGCGATCGACAGCGACGAGCTGCTGGACGATGTCAGGCAGAGCCTGAGGATAGAGAAGATCGGCTCCATTGGCGAAGAGCGGGTACCGGCGGGGCCGAATGTCCTCGACTCGGATGCTGTCATCATCGTTGAGGGCCGGGCCGATGTCATCAATCTCCTGCGGTACGGGATCAAGAATGCCGTGGCGGTCGAAGGGACCAATATCCCAAGAACCGTGATCGAACTCTGCGAGAAGAAGACGACGACTGCTTTCTTTGATGGCGACCGGGGCGGCGAGCTGATCCTGCGGGAACTCCTCCAGGTGGCGGATATCGATTTTGTTGCCTTCTCCCCCAAGGGCAAGAGTGTCGAGGATATGACACGGAAGGAAGTCATCAAGACCCTCCGCAATAAGGTACCGGTCGAGTATGTCCGCGACCAGTACTTTGAGGGGTCTGCGGAGATGCCCTCCGATCTCAAATCTCCCCGCACACCGGACGAAGATGATGTGACTGAACGCAAAGGGCGGCACCAGCCGGCCGCAAAGCGCGTCCGTGACAGTTCCGGCGGTCCCCTGAGTCTCCGGGATCACATGGATGACGTAAAGGGTCACAATGTAGCGCGATTCCTTGCCGAGGACATGAGTGTGGTGAAAGAACTTCAGTCCGATGAAGTGGAGAAAGCCATCGAGACTCTGGAGAGTAACGCGACCGGCCTTGTGGTCGACCGTCCGGTAGACCAGAAACTCCTGGACCGCCTTGTCTGGAAAGGACTCTCGTACGTGGCAGCCCGCGATTTCAAGGGGATCATCAAACGGCCCCTGACGATCCGTCTGATGAAGATGGGGCAATAA
- a CDS encoding YwbE family protein — protein MEPQKNPRQRAAIRPGLSVEIIQKQDQKSGTRVQGIVQEILTNSAFHPHGIKVRLTNGKVGRVASILP, from the coding sequence ATGGAACCCCAGAAGAATCCCCGGCAAAGGGCCGCGATACGGCCCGGTCTCAGCGTAGAGATCATCCAGAAACAGGACCAGAAGAGCGGTACCCGGGTCCAGGGTATCGTGCAGGAGATCCTTACAAATTCCGCATTCCATCCCCACGGGATCAAAGTACGTCTCACCAATGGCAAAGTGGGGAGAGTTGCATCAATCCTCCCGTAA
- a CDS encoding UPF0147 family protein — translation MPNPEKTMENCILMLQHVQEDSSIPRNIRRVADETRTLLLNNSKAMGLRAAEAISKIDEISNDPNMPIHARTRIWELVSQLETIPLD, via the coding sequence ATGCCCAACCCTGAAAAAACAATGGAAAACTGTATCCTGATGTTGCAGCACGTTCAGGAAGACAGCTCGATACCCAGAAATATCCGGCGCGTAGCTGACGAGACCCGGACGCTGCTCCTGAACAATTCTAAGGCGATGGGTCTGCGCGCCGCGGAAGCTATCTCCAAGATTGATGAAATCTCCAATGATCCCAATATGCCCATTCATGCGCGGACACGGATCTGGGAGCTTGTGTCCCAGCTGGAAACCATTCCACTCGACTGA
- a CDS encoding DUF2115 domain-containing protein has product MSDPREREGSADALLQIQLAVSRVRGAETKGMLGILLAKETLSYSLFDLQIIGGRLNSEVEKLPSPYRESILPFFRQQLFGRHHQLIGKYRSGVFTRMNAPLRDKELFWKFCDVIPEGCFSKDDIHERNPYFRNPRNHLFYYLVAAFTMFVLDEPGHPVGMPFPGGYTVEQRGRDYYCLIRDKEKEIPHSICNFCPALQNEDPPGRS; this is encoded by the coding sequence ATGTCTGATCCACGCGAGCGGGAAGGATCTGCCGATGCCCTGTTACAGATACAGTTGGCAGTATCCCGCGTCCGTGGTGCAGAGACAAAAGGTATGCTTGGCATCCTGCTTGCAAAGGAAACGTTATCGTACTCCCTTTTCGATCTCCAGATAATTGGCGGAAGGCTCAACAGCGAGGTCGAAAAACTCCCGTCGCCATACCGCGAATCGATCCTGCCGTTTTTTCGCCAACAGCTGTTCGGCAGGCACCACCAGCTTATCGGGAAATACCGGTCCGGGGTTTTTACCCGTATGAACGCACCCCTGCGGGATAAGGAACTGTTCTGGAAGTTCTGTGACGTGATCCCGGAAGGATGCTTTTCAAAGGATGATATCCATGAGCGCAACCCGTACTTCCGGAACCCGAGGAACCACCTCTTCTATTACCTGGTGGCTGCATTCACAATGTTCGTGCTCGATGAACCAGGTCATCCGGTGGGGATGCCGTTTCCGGGAGGTTACACCGTGGAACAGCGGGGGCGGGACTATTACTGCCTGATCCGGGACAAGGAAAAAGAGATCCCCCATTCGATCTGTAATTTCTGCCCGGCTCTCCAGAACGAAGATCCCCCGGGCAGGTCCTGA
- a CDS encoding DUF167 domain-containing protein — protein MPDIADALMENRQGTILAIEVTAGAKKNVFPDGYNTWRKTIGCRVSAEAVDGKANRAILQLVSETLDIPVSAVSLQSGATSSQKKLLITGLSRCAVLDRLQART, from the coding sequence ATGCCAGACATTGCCGATGCTCTCATGGAAAACCGGCAGGGAACCATCCTCGCTATTGAAGTGACCGCAGGGGCAAAGAAGAACGTTTTTCCTGACGGGTACAATACTTGGCGTAAGACGATAGGCTGCCGCGTATCAGCAGAAGCTGTTGACGGGAAAGCAAACCGTGCGATTCTCCAGCTGGTTTCTGAAACACTGGACATCCCGGTATCGGCAGTCAGTCTCCAGTCCGGCGCAACATCGTCCCAGAAAAAACTCCTGATCACCGGTCTCTCCAGATGCGCCGTACTTGACCGGTTGCAGGCACGCACCTGA
- a CDS encoding UPF0058 family protein, with translation MHKEELINLHQMLYEVKDYFEELNPELKFTQYSALKITPSQQHKSKMEHKYAIFVLGTEIANAMKEVDYTSSSRISARMKELADKTLKEMDNE, from the coding sequence ATGCACAAAGAGGAACTGATCAATCTCCACCAAATGCTCTACGAAGTGAAGGATTACTTTGAGGAACTGAATCCCGAGCTGAAATTCACCCAGTACAGCGCCCTTAAGATCACCCCCTCCCAGCAGCACAAGAGCAAGATGGAACACAAGTATGCGATCTTCGTTCTCGGCACCGAGATCGCCAATGCCATGAAAGAAGTGGATTACACTTCATCAAGCCGGATCTCGGCCCGGATGAAGGAACTTGCCGACAAGACCCTCAAGGAAATGGACAACGAGTAA
- a CDS encoding Sjogren's syndrome/scleroderma autoantigen 1 family protein, with the protein MAEYLLKGGKMLEKSCKTCGCPLFEVKGKTICVVCAENGPAKNADATPRTAAAEPAAHPHNHEHGETCSCGEDHDEDSCECEESGLTEELAFTIHSLCLRIQNERDPNQVLTLMNAVKSGTEALEVLCRL; encoded by the coding sequence ATGGCAGAGTACCTCCTTAAGGGGGGAAAAATGCTTGAAAAGTCCTGCAAGACCTGCGGATGCCCGCTCTTTGAAGTCAAGGGCAAGACAATCTGCGTTGTCTGTGCCGAGAACGGGCCTGCAAAGAATGCCGATGCGACTCCCCGCACCGCTGCTGCAGAGCCGGCAGCTCACCCCCATAACCACGAACATGGCGAGACCTGTTCCTGTGGCGAAGACCATGACGAGGACTCCTGCGAGTGCGAAGAGAGTGGGCTCACGGAGGAACTCGCATTCACCATCCACTCACTTTGCCTGCGCATCCAGAATGAGCGGGACCCGAACCAGGTTCTCACCCTGATGAATGCGGTGAAGAGCGGGACCGAGGCGCTGGAAGTTCTGTGCCGGCTGTAA